Part of the Zingiber officinale cultivar Zhangliang chromosome 6A, Zo_v1.1, whole genome shotgun sequence genome, AGGCGGACTCAGGGTTTTACACCTCTGTGACAAAGTTGGCTAAGGCCTGCGCTTTGATGGCCGTTCGGggatgatattggatatcaaactcgCTGAGTTCCATTatccatttgattagccgaccGGACGCCTCTGGGTTAAGCAGGACTCTTCCCAGAGGGTTGTTGGTCATCACCACGATAGTGTGAGCGAGGAAATAAGGGCGAAACCTCCGAGCGGCGAGCACCAAGGCAAATGCGagcttctcaagaccagtgtagtgagactcaacatcctttaatatatgactcaagaagtacaCTGGCTGTTTTTCACCGTTCTGCCGAACGAGAGCCGAGCCGACAGCGTGCTGGGTCGAAGACAGATAAATCCAAAGCGGTTCACCGGTAGTAGGCTTAGTTAGTACAGGTAGTGAGTTCAGATATACTTTGAGTTCCTTGAAGGCCAAGTCACATTCTttgtcccattggaacttggtggcttggcgcagaatcttgaagaaaggtaggctccggttggacgacttggagatgaacTGCGATAATCCTATTATCTGACCAGTGAggcgttgagcttccttcaagtttcttgGCGGCGACATGTCCTGGAGtgccttcaccttgctgggatttgccttaATGCCTCGCTTGATGACTATATATCCCAGGAAGCACCCACTCTTcacgccgaacagacacttctgaggatttaaCTTGATTTCGTACGTCTGGAGGGTCTgacaggtctccttgatatcGGTGCAGAGATAGGCAtctcggagggatttaattaatatgtcgtcAACATATGCCTCCATGTTACGGCCGATCTACTGccagaatactttgttcatcatcctctggtaggtggctcccgcgttcttcaggtCGAACGACATTACGTTGCAGCAGTATGTACCGTCGGCGGTGATAAAactgactttctcttggtcttctcaggcttgcgacacttgatgataccctggatatgcgtctagcatgcatatcagctcgcaccccgtCGTGGAGTCTACCATCTAATTGATCTTGGGCAAGGGataaaagtccttcgggcatggcTTGTTAAGATCCCGAAAGTTGATAcataccctccacttgttgcccggcttggagaccagcaccacattggtgAGCTGGCTCAgaaactgaacctcgcgtatatggtcggcctccagcAGTTTCTCAATCTCTGCTCTGATGATCAGATTCTATTCagcgctgaagtctctcttcctctgcttcatcGGCTGAGCAGCTCATGCGTTGACCacgcaaagacatcatgattctgcTGAAGGCATCTAATCAGCTCGGCCTTTTGTTCGACCTCCAAGTCAGATGCTATAAAAGTCATCGCCTCTGCTCGGCTCGGATGTATCtatacttcctccttttcttcataaattaaagtagGGGCTTCTCGATTATGGTGTTTACCTCGATCAGGGGTGTCTTCCGAGCGGTCTtggcctcggtcttgaccatctcgacatagcatctcCGAGCAGCCAGCTGATCCCCCTTTACTTCTTCAACTCGATCTTCTACccggaacttaatcttctggcaaaAGGTTGAAACGATTGCTCGGAATTCATTGAGGTTCGGACGACACAAATTGACATTGTAGGCTGAGGGGGCATCTACTACGATGAAGTTGGTGGCCCTTGTCCTCCGGAGTGGTTCCTCCCCGAGCGAGATGGCCATCTTGATCTGGCTGATCGACAAGACTTCATTGCCGGTAAACCCGTATAgaggggtcgtcattggcaacaGTTCGCCTCTATCCATTTGGAGctggtcgaatgccttcttgaaaatgatgttgaccgagctacctgtgtcaacgaatatacgatgaatagtgtaattggcgatTATCGTTCGAATAATGAGTGCGTCGTCGTGCGACACTTCCACTCCCTCGAGATCGCGGGGACCggagctgatctcgggtccgttGGCCTGCTCCCGACTGCAGCCCACCGCATGGATTTCTAACTGCTGGGCGTGTGACTTCCGGGCCCGGTTGGAATCCCTGCCGGTCAGCCCTctagctatgatgttgatctcgcctcgagcagcattgctccgattttcctcctcccgagcggacggcctgCTTCGCTCGCACCCAGCTCTTGTCGGCTCCGCGCTTCTCCGATGAGGCCGCCTTGGTGATCGCCTTGCTTCTTCTCGTCGATCGGCCCGATGATGCTCGTGTCGCCAGTCAAGAGAAGGGGATCAGCGCCAATAACTCTTAGGCGCCGGTTGGGCGACCGGATCGAACCCGCGACAGTCGCGAGTGTTGTGAGATGCAAACtgatggaatgagcagaacaaaagggtccataccttccccttgggcttcGACTGTTCTGCGGCAACATGCTGGATGACATGTGGCCTTGTTTCCTGGTGTGGGCATACTCCCTCGGCTCGATGCCCTCTTGGAAGTTGATGGCTGGACGACGATCATCGTTCAGTCGGCGCCGATGGTTCGGATGAAACCTCCTTCCTTTGGGCTGCCTGGGCTTCTTCTACATTTATGTACTCATTAGCCTTCTTCAgatgtggtcgtagtcgcgaggcggcttcctgacgagcgatcggaagaagtcctcgtccacgagcccttgcatgaacgcattcatcatggtctcgaacgagaccgaggggatatccatcgccacctggttgaagcgctggatgtaggctcgtaGAGTTTCCCTTTGGCCCTGCTTCATGGAAAACAGGCTGACGCTCGTTTTTTGATAGcgtctgctgctcgcgaagtggtgaaggaaagtcgttcggaagtctttgaagcttcggATAGACCCGTCCAGCAGCCTTCTAAACCACTGTTGGGCCAAGCGGGAGagcgtagtgaggaagactcgacacttgaCTCCATCTATGTACTAATGAAGGGTAGCgacgttatcgaacttacccagatggttaTCAGGGTCGATCGACCTATTATACTCTCCGATTGCCAGGGGGAGCGTAGTGTTTCGGCAATGGATCCTGCAGAATGACCTTTGAGAATTGTTGATTGATCCGCTTGGGTGATGAATCGACTCGGGGTGCTTTGCCTTTTCTTTCGTCCTGGGCAGGGGCCTCATCCGAGGAACCTCTATCCTGGTTGACCTGAGCAATCTCTGAGGGTGTCTGAAATAACGCCCGGTGAAATAGGATGGGCGTTGGCGGAACCTCTGCCGAAGTGCCGGTCGGCATCTTGTTCTGTCCCCATATAGAGTGTTGCTCCGGCCAGTCTTCGTGCGCCGCTTGGCCCCCCGAGGCCGACGTTGCTTGCTGTGCCAGTCGGTCGGCTAGTGCCTTTTGTTGCTGCCGCTCGACTATCTTTACTGCTCGTACTTGAATGAGCGCATCGAGCTCCTTTGGAGTGAGCGTCACGATGTggtgacgtccagcttcttccatatcctcagctcggattcaggtgcgttcccacagacgatgccaaatttgatcctatctgagtGCGAGTAGACGGACGGTGGGAAGATGAcgctcacgttgactggatgtCGACTGAAGGCGATGTTGACCTTTGACGAGCTaaacctgcaaccacagagtcgttagtgccgagccagggaggggttccccggcgatggccctccgacgcttaagtcagtcaccGGTAGACGAGCGAAGAATAAAGTAGAAAGGTGCAGCGTAATTGTAGCTACAGTAATCCCAAAAACATACATCCGCCGAAgtctggggtccttatataaggCTCCTGAGAGGCGCGTACACGCTTCTTGAGGCATGCACACATCTCAAAGCATACCCGGAAAGGATATGTCAGAAAAGcgtgcctgacaccataccttaaccgCCCGGGTATATCCCTGACgcaacagtggaagcttccaccgtacgattctctattTGACCCTGCCGCTAACCACGCTGCCTGTCAATGACACTGATTCCAGAAGATATTACCAGCTGCTTCCTTTGTCTATTATTGGGCCGAGCggaagagccgctcggccagcaTCGGTCGTCCGGACTATCTGTCCTCGGGCCGAGCGGAATGGCCGCTCGGCCAGCATCCGTTGTCCAGGCTCAGCTCTATGTAGTCCAGGCTGCATCCACTGTTTTGTtagtttaaaatatataatttttattttgatccatatttttatattttttaaatttttacaaataataattcctaaaatttataaataaaaataaataaaagattataaacatctaaaaaaaattattcaaaaaaataaaaatcataaaaaattgattaaaaatgattaaaaaactaaaatcaataaaaaacaaaacttaaaaaaaataataaattgaaaaatgcaagtattataaaaacaataataaataaaattaataaaaaaataaagttaaataaaatttatataaaatttaaaaataaagtattgataaaaaataataaacaaaattaattaaaaaataaaactaaattaaatttatataaaattgtaaaaataaagtattgattaaaaaataataaacaaaattgattaaaaaataaaattaaataaaattaaataaaattagaaaaaataataaattgaattaattaaaaaataaaattaaataaaattgaaaaaataataaattgaattaattaaaaaataaaattaaataaaattataaatatataaatatgggagttttttttataaataaaattaattaaaaaaataaaattaaatgaaaaataaataaaattttaaaaaagaagaGGGTAAAGGAGTCATTTgaaacagagagagagagaggaggggaTGCTGTCGGGGGGAGCAGCTCTCCAAAAAGATTTCCTGTCCGAGTCCCGAGTCCCGAGTCCGAGCCATGGACTCAGCTCCCGGCGGACTCTACGAGCTGATCCAGCGCCTACGCCTCTACAAGCCCCCGCCTCCGCCGGACGACGAGGACGACATGGACGAGAAGGGGAAGGTTTTCTCCTCGATGGGGATCTCCGAGGCCCAGGCTTCACTGCCGGAGCCGTTCCAGCCGAAGAGGGCAGCTGTCCTGATTTGCCTCTTCGTGGGCGAACGCGGCGAGCTCCGTGTCATCCTCACTAAGCGATCGCGCAACCTTTCCACACACTCCGGTACGTTGATTTAGAAGGTTCGAGAGAGATCGGATTGCGGATGTGGATTTTGGGGATCTTGCCTTCGACTAAGCACCCGTGGCTACTGCAGGTGAAGTGTCATTGCCGGGCGGTAAAATGGAGGAAGGCGACAAAGACGACGCCACTACTGCGACGCgtgaggcaaaggaagaaataggATTGGACCCGTCCATTGTCACTGTTGTTGCTCTTCTGGAGCCGTTCTTGTCCCGGGTAACTCGATTTCAAGGATCGTATCTTGGTTTCTCTTGTCTTCTAGTCACAAGAAAGCATTTTTTTGGTTCGAATTGTTTATCACTGttaatacttgttatctttattCATGACATAACTCTTAAGAAATGTCTGCCGTGATGATCGAGGCATGGAAACTCAGCCCATGACGAATAAACTCTGCCACGACCAGTCCCAAACTTGGATAAAGTAGGAGAGTTATATTAGATTGTTTGCCAATGTTAAAACATGGACAAATATTATGCATGGATTCATCAAACTATTATGTTAATGCTTAGTTATTCCAGAGGAACGTTGTAGGGATTGCAACATCTTAGCAAGGATCATTATATCTCTATGAGAACTTGTAGTGTTAAATATGTATGAATTCTCACATCCTAGGTTGGATACGAATAGACATTATAGAAATACTAATTATCTTAGATTTGTAATATGGAACCTAGGAACACTCACCGATAAAATAATGGAGATAGTAGATACGATAATTAAAaaaagaattaatattttgtattTATAAAAGATAAATGTGCTGTGAATTTAGAGTACTTGACTCACATATTGAAGAATTTAAACAGGTCTTTCTTTGCATGTCTGGTTGCAACAACGATACCAAGGAGAGTCATCTGATAGACATTCACCAAATAATTCGTTTGTCCATAAAAATATGCTTATTGCTATAGTGGGTCCATCATTAATCTATCTAACTTGTACCATATCGTGTTGTTGAACAATGTGTAAAAGCAACTCTCAGATGATATATCAATTAGCCCCAAGACTAGAAAGCACTATAATATCTCTGTTACTTCCACTTCATTAATCTTCTTCTTTGGTGTTGCGACACTGTTAAAATCTCTCACCACTATCCATGGGTGGGTCAAATCCATCCTATCCTTGAGATTATCCCATAGGGGTCTCTTGGTAATTACAATATGATATCCATATACAATATACAAATCTGACTAGAAATGAAATGGATGTTACCTTGCAACTAACTTTGTAGTAAATTACTTATGGAGATATTTTGAAGGCCTTTAAAGTTACTATATCCGGATTCTACAAAACTAGCATCTTCCCTTGATTGGCTTCCACGTCACAAACTTTTTCTCTATGTCATCAGTTTTCTTATAGTAAGTTTCATCTCCAAAACTTCCATCAAGTCTATCTTGTGAGTCCTAATGAGGTGACACATCCCATTTTGTTTAAGGGGTAAATTAAAGCCCATTATATTCCATTTGACTAATTTCATTAAGTTATAAAGAGGGTTTGAGGCTTCCTTGCTCTTTCGTCGAGGTTCAATTTGCTAATAATTACTTTCCCTTTGGCCTACTTATTACTTGTTGTTTCCCCACTATGATATGGTTGACCAACATCCTGTATGAGCCCATTTGATTATTTTCCTCAGCCTCCATACTGCTCTCGCATCTCTGCCTCCCTTCTATTATTCTGCTGCTCCCACTGTTGGGTGCTGCATCCGCACCCACCCCCAGTAATCTCACCGAAACTGAGTGGTTATCAGCTTGTTGTGCCTGGCATGTATGCTCCAATGTACTGTGAATAGGAATTGGCTACTGTATTCTTGAGTCCAAAACATTCACAGCAACTGGCTTGCTTGTCTGTTCATATTTGTTCTCATGTGTTGTTTGCTGCACCTTTTCCCTAGAGGCCCTCTTACTTAATGTGTTTGCCATACCATTTGTTTGTCATTTCAAATTTCAACAGTTGGATGTTTTGTGCCCCAACATTTTGCAATGCAAACAAAATTATGGCTTATGTTCAAAGACAACTCTTTGCTCGTCTCCCCAATAGGTAATTTAACTTCTTGAACGCATGTACTTCAACCAGCACTCGAGCATAGGATATGTGCTTCTTGATACGGGCAATCATGTCCGTATATAATGATTTACCCAGCTTCAATACAATTCGGCTCAAATAGGTTGCATTCTAACATTCTAAGGTCAAGCATGGTAAGTTGATCCAATTTGGTACACGAGTGATCTCATGGTCATCAAATGTAAACAATCTCGGCATGATTTTCAATATGTTTTGGCATAGATGAAATACGGTCCCCGCTTAGCACTTCATCTCTATCCTCTTCCTTCCCGAGTTTAAAGTTCAGTCACCCATTACCATGAACCGAATATGAACATGGGACCTCCATGATTTGTAAAGTTGAAAGATTGATGGGAAATCTAGTTGGGAAATATCCCATAAGACAAACCCTCAAGCCTTCTTGACTTTGCCTAGATCACTTGGCAGCAGTTGCACCTCATCTTCCTCCTGCATTTCCATAAGGACGATGTCACTCATTTGCCTCTTATTCTCCTTGAACACATTTGCCCTTGTGCCCTTGCTTGCCTTCCCAACCTGCTGTTCATACATTTTGTCAAACACTGGCTGTGCTTTTGCCATAGTGGTAACTCTCCTTCTGCATCCTTGCTGGATTGTTTTCTTCCATGCTGATATCATCCTCTCCAAGGAACTTTGATGTCTCTGCTCCCTCATGGTCTCTAAACTCAAATCCTAGTGGCTGTTTCCCAATATCTTCTGTTccttttgtcttggtagattcaGCTCACGCCATTGTAGCAGCTTCTAAGCACCAACACATTGAGGTTATTCCACTCAGGCTGTATGTCATCCTCCACATGAGTTGCTATTGCTAGTCTAGCTTCTTTATTCTTCCTCCCCATTGTTACAGAGTTCTACAGTTCCAATCAGAATATGTAACAAAACTACAATTAATTGACCTCAAATGATCCTTGATCCTTACTAATCATCTAAGCATTGGTTGGATCCTACAAGAAGCCTTGCAACTCCAACTTCAATTCACTAGCTTGTCTGTTCATTAGGTCCTTCCCAGATCAAATCCACAGTCATAAAACCCCCAACACCCCCGAGAGTCCTTGTCCTCACTGGATCCCAGCAAGGCTGGTAGGGAAGGCGCTGGCGTGCCCTATCCTGTCACTTCAGCAAGCAACGCCGTTTGAGAATCCAAATTCTCCTTGAATGCTCTGCAATAGAGAAACTTCCCAAGTGGAGCTCAAGTGTGCAAGGGAAAGAAGGTCTTCCTTATATAGAAGGCCAGTAGAGACGTTGGGTGCTCATTGGGTTCCATCATCATGTGCTCTTACTGCTTTTAGATAAGAAAGCATCTTCTTTTGAGTCATTTGGATTGCTTTACAGCTTGCAATCCATTATTGATGTACTAGACAGGGAACATAAACTAGTGGGTTTGGTACAAGATTCTTTACGAGTCCACCATTTCTGCAAAGTCTTTACAGGTGGaaggagtccattcttctggtcaTGTCTTGTACTAGTCGTATAGCTGTATCTAGTTGTTCGTCCATTTGCTTGATGGCTGGATACCGGCCACCCCACCAGTTATCAGACGTACTCCTTCGCTGGCATTCTTGTCTTTTCATGGAGTGTAGCAGCTGAAGCTATTGGAGTGCTTTGTGTGGTTCTGTTGTTGCTTGCTGTTGTAGTTCATGTAGTTGCTCCCCGATCCTTTGGTCATCATCAATGTTGATGGGGAACTGCCTTCTTGATTGGAGTAATTGTTGATACTGCCATACGAGGCAGCCAAACTGTTGAGAACCTGGATTATCATCACTTGGGCCTCCGGACTGGGTTTTTCCTTTAACTCCAAGAGGGTCGGTGCAACGAGCTCCAGTTTGCTGAGGGTTTCGCCCGGCCATTCtgaaataataagggaatttatTAGTCGAGATAACGCATCAGCTAACTGATTATCCTTCCCATCAATGTGTTCGAACTGAATGTCAATTCCGATCCCGGTGATATAATCTGTGAAAGCTAGCCATCTGACTCGGGATGGCTTGTTTTTTGTAGATTTACCGAAAAAGCTTATAATTGCTTGGCAATCTGTTCTGATGATAAGACTTTCTTTGTCCAAATAATAAATCTTCAGTGATTTCAGGAAATTCATAACAACTGCACATTTTGTAAAAGGGCAACGCTACGGAGAGCAAGGATACACTGCCCCAATTGCCAGATGACGGTCTGCAACTTATGCGGACCTTATTATCTTAACAAGCATGTACCTGTCGCTCCATCAGCTCCTGCCCTATTTTTTCCAAAGAAATTAATTTAGGAGCaataatattatatttcatagtgCGAAGGAGAAATCGAGTGGTTACAAAAGGAGGTACTATACTATAAATCTTTATATGATGAACTATAATTTGAAAGGGACCTAGGAGAAGACCTGAGGCAGCTTGATAACGAGGAGGAGGATGAAGCCGAGGAAGCTGCTAATATGTTACTGGAAGAATCAACCTATAAGGTTGCAGCACAAGAAGCAAGAGGCCCTCTTCTTGTTAAAAACATGCTGTA contains:
- the LOC121996341 gene encoding nudix hydrolase 15, mitochondrial-like: MDSAPGGLYELIQRLRLYKPPPPPDDEDDMDEKGKVFSSMGISEAQASLPEPFQPKRAAVLICLFVGERGELRVILTKRSRNLSTHSGEVSLPGGKMEEGDKDDATTATREAKEEIGLDPSIVTVVALLEPFLSRHLLRVVPVIGILSDKQSFKSKPNASEVETVFDAPLEMFLKDENRRSEEREWMGEKYLIHYFNFETENKQFVIWGLTAGILIHAASVVYDRTPSFLEQRPRYRFPRCIKGNCTMP